The Methanosarcina barkeri str. Wiesmoor DNA segment GTTTTAAAATCGTTGTGTGTTCTAGCGAAGACAGTATCCATTCTTTTTTATAATTCCCTGTCCTCAGGTTTACATCGTAAAAGAAATGTTTTGCTTTTATTTCCGAAAACAGCCTTTCCAGAGTTTTTCGGTTTTCTTCCGTCCTCTGGGCAAGGGTTCCAAAGCAGAAAACATCCCATTCTTCTCCGGAAAGAGCCTTGAATTCTTTTTCATCCGGTGTAATTGCATCCCAGGCAACACCTTTGTTAATCGTGAAAACCGGAATTCCTTCAGCCTGAAGTTGAACAGTAACCGTTCCTGTAGGCCTTTTTTTATCAATTAAGATGTAAGAGGTGTCAATCCCCATTGCTTTAGCTCTGGAAAGCAGACTTTTTCCAAGCTCATCTCTTCCAACTGCCGTGATCACAGCCGGTTTTGCTCCTAGTTTTGCAAGGTGGGCTGCAAGGTTCAGCGGAGCTCCCCCAAGGTGGGCTGAACCTCTGATGATATCAAAAAGGGCTTCCCCGAAGGTAAGGACTTTAATTGGCTTAATCCGGCTGGAATGAGAATATTCATTCATCAGTACGGTATATTGGTTCATGCGTGATAATACTTTGACCTCGGGATACCAATGAAGATTTTGAACAATATAACAAAATATTGGTTGTTGGATATTTTGCAGGATCCTTATCAGCGCTATTGGGGTTTCAAAGGTACGAAATTCCATACATTATAAATAGCTTTCACATTAATACAATTTTATTACGATTCTAGGGGAAATCCATGCAAGTTATCTATTTCTAAAAACTTTAAAGAAAACAATTTTATGAAGATAGGCCAAATCTTGATATATTTATTAAAATTAATTAATAGTTATATGAAGAAAAACTTGCGCTCAGCCTGCTTGCTTTTTCTTGTCTTTCTATTTCATCTCAGGATCTGTAAGCCTTGGAAGTGCAGACGGAGATGTTAATCAGACTACTAATGAAATTTTTAGTTATTCAAAAGTAGAGAATTGATATTGGAAAAACCAGATCTACCGAGAACTGATTATTCTATATGGGATACCCCAACAAAGATTATAATTTTTATATGAACCTCACTATTTCACCAGAAGAATATTCAACGACAACTGTGGTATTTTACTGGAATTCTTTGAATAACAAATATGATTATAATTATTTTCTGTCAAATGATTCAAATCATTTAGTAAAGGATACGGTAAATGACACATACACTAAGAATATAACTTTGAATTGTACTCATGAATGGAATAATACCGGAAACTACTCTGTTGCTGTAGGAATATTTAAGTTAAACAATAGTCAGGGATGGGAAGAGTGTTTCTTA contains these protein-coding regions:
- a CDS encoding carbohydrate kinase — translated: MNQYTVLMNEYSHSSRIKPIKVLTFGEALFDIIRGSAHLGGAPLNLAAHLAKLGAKPAVITAVGRDELGKSLLSRAKAMGIDTSYILIDKKRPTGTVTVQLQAEGIPVFTINKGVAWDAITPDEKEFKALSGEEWDVFCFGTLAQRTEENRKTLERLFSEIKAKHFFYDVNLRTGNYKKEWILSSLEHTTILKLNEKEASTISCLLSGTSGTCKPLTSYKAFCRLVTEKYPEIFVICISRGPKGAAVCYKGVYEEVETTPIEVADTVGAGDAFSAGFLYTCLSGYGVSKAASIACILGTYVASKPGAVPDYSKELMEELKAQGLNLSFIKT